One Niallia circulans DNA segment encodes these proteins:
- a CDS encoding aminopeptidase, whose amino-acid sequence MVELFRKELLQRGLLLTKGVVNFMYLNNYAKVIVSVGVTVEKGDLIKINFSFEHLPLVREISKEAYKNGAQFVSLCLRDSEVEKSRVRYLEDEFLEVYPESVIKNELIYAKSGYSTITIISPSFSEEDSNWVERVSKINRAKSIAMRPCRTFGMENHNKWVVVNAPTKEWALQVFPSHQDDKAIELLWKYILDATKSNDSNPILVWEKQDCMLKNKAKRLNDYRFSALRFVSEKTDLTVALVKNHVWLGGSETTKDGKVFMSNIPVEEVWTMPNKYHVNGYVTTTKPFILAGKIIRNLKLFFKNGKVIRMEPKQQVLLDFLQTDEGASMVGEVALVSANSSIAKMGITFQSTLLDENAACHIALGQAYIDNLLDGYLKNEEELTELGMNKSAVHEDIMIGDSSMSVYGILEKDEILIMENGEWSI is encoded by the coding sequence ATGGTTGAATTGTTTAGAAAGGAGTTATTACAAAGAGGTTTACTCTTAACTAAAGGAGTGGTGAACTTTATGTATTTGAATAACTATGCAAAAGTGATTGTAAGTGTTGGAGTGACAGTTGAAAAGGGAGATTTAATTAAGATAAATTTTTCTTTCGAACATTTACCTTTAGTCCGTGAAATCTCAAAGGAAGCCTACAAAAACGGAGCGCAATTTGTTTCGCTATGCCTTAGGGATTCAGAAGTAGAAAAAAGTCGTGTGCGTTATCTAGAGGATGAATTTTTAGAGGTATACCCGGAATCCGTAATTAAGAATGAATTAATTTATGCAAAGTCAGGCTATTCAACAATTACCATAATTTCACCATCATTTTCAGAGGAAGATTCTAATTGGGTAGAAAGAGTTTCTAAAATCAATAGAGCAAAATCAATTGCGATGAGACCTTGCCGTACTTTTGGAATGGAAAATCATAATAAATGGGTAGTTGTTAATGCACCTACAAAGGAATGGGCACTGCAAGTTTTTCCGAGTCATCAGGACGATAAAGCCATTGAACTTTTATGGAAATATATACTCGATGCAACTAAATCAAATGATTCTAACCCTATTTTAGTCTGGGAAAAACAAGATTGTATGCTGAAGAACAAAGCTAAAAGATTAAATGATTATCGATTTTCTGCACTACGTTTTGTTAGCGAAAAAACAGATTTAACAGTTGCTTTAGTAAAAAATCATGTTTGGTTAGGTGGATCAGAAACAACTAAAGACGGTAAAGTATTTATGTCTAATATTCCTGTGGAAGAGGTTTGGACAATGCCAAACAAATATCATGTGAATGGCTATGTTACAACCACAAAACCTTTTATTTTAGCTGGGAAGATCATTCGGAACCTAAAGCTGTTTTTCAAAAATGGAAAAGTTATTAGAATGGAACCTAAACAACAAGTCCTCCTTGATTTTCTTCAAACGGATGAAGGGGCTAGTATGGTAGGGGAAGTTGCTCTTGTTTCAGCAAATTCAAGTATTGCTAAAATGGGGATAACATTTCAAAGTACTCTATTAGATGAAAATGCTGCTTGCCATATTGCACTTGGACAAGCATACATTGATAACCTATTGGATGGGTATTTAAAAAACGAAGAAGAACTAACAGAGTTAGGTATGAATAAATCAGCTGTTCACGAAGATATTATGATTGGTGATAGCTCTATGAGTGTTTATGGAATATTAGAAAAGGATGAAATTTTAATCATGGAAAATGGTGAATGGAGTATCTAG
- a CDS encoding flavin reductase family protein, which yields MRKPIEGSGWYAYPGMIAVITTQYEGKRNAMASGWHTYVGSSPGMYGVSVSKGKHTHTLIEKSGVFGVNFLPAKYSELIQALGTHSGNNMDKFKEFNISYEDGLKTNVPILTDAYYAYECKVESITPVADHDWIIGKVLQRYKDEELFLGNGLPDLDKLEIPLYIGRSNYRVLNGKAEEHHHAFYDKED from the coding sequence ATGAGAAAACCGATAGAAGGTTCAGGTTGGTACGCTTATCCAGGGATGATTGCCGTTATTACGACTCAATACGAAGGGAAAAGAAATGCTATGGCTTCTGGTTGGCATACCTATGTTGGATCTTCCCCTGGTATGTATGGAGTTTCCGTAAGCAAAGGAAAACATACTCATACATTGATTGAAAAAAGTGGAGTTTTTGGGGTGAATTTTCTTCCTGCAAAATATTCAGAACTAATACAAGCATTAGGTACTCACAGTGGAAATAATATGGATAAGTTTAAAGAATTTAACATCTCTTATGAAGATGGATTAAAGACGAATGTACCAATTTTAACAGACGCCTATTATGCTTACGAATGTAAAGTCGAAAGTATTACTCCAGTAGCTGATCATGATTGGATAATAGGAAAAGTTTTACAGAGATATAAAGACGAAGAACTTTTCTTAGGCAATGGATTACCTGACCTAGATAAACTAGAAATTCCTTTATATATTGGCAGATCTAATTACCGAGTATTAAATGGAAAAGCTGAAGAACACCACCATGCATTCTATGATAAAGAAGATTAA
- a CDS encoding DUF4279 domain-containing protein: protein MSKTQVMVYFSLFGDKFPIDEITERLEITPTETYKKGDLIPNRSSARYRKETSWDLGTGYEASLDVNNQLQKLVKRLRNKVLIINKIKEDYSAECKFFIVIKMEEGNTPALYLDKSMIKFASSIEAEIDIDLYY from the coding sequence GTGAGTAAAACTCAAGTAATGGTTTACTTCAGCTTATTTGGAGACAAATTTCCGATAGATGAAATAACAGAAAGATTAGAAATAACACCTACTGAAACCTATAAAAAAGGCGATTTAATTCCTAATCGTTCAAGTGCTCGTTATAGAAAAGAGACAAGCTGGGATTTAGGAACGGGTTACGAAGCTTCACTTGATGTAAATAATCAACTGCAAAAGCTTGTTAAAAGGTTACGTAATAAGGTATTAATAATTAACAAAATAAAAGAGGATTACTCTGCGGAGTGTAAATTCTTTATTGTCATTAAAATGGAAGAGGGAAATACACCTGCTCTTTATTTAGATAAAAGCATGATAAAATTTGCTTCAAGCATTGAAGCGGAAATTGATATAGATTTGTACTATTAA
- a CDS encoding FtsW/RodA/SpoVE family cell cycle protein produces MSSPKFEEFLSKVTSKVKSKEAHNKIKKELIHHLQELSQSYKKRGFTKEDAEEKAIQEMGNPFTIGERLNPLHKPKMDWVLIVLFVLFAGISFLPLVAGIPEFSLSGTYFMGRQTIWYTLAILVIIGFLFFDYQKLKNGWIYFYAIGLLIHIYLHLFGIMTNGAKKWVSLPGLTVDGTMMSLFFFFLAWAGIFNKINEFRSWKKQGLLFGLFWIPISLYMMVPDFMVSVIYFFCILGMFAFARIHKKLAVNLILTNLLAGIIFIIMFYMTSRQSYLLTRLSAFKNPTADSNGAGYMYKAVRNVLSEAGWFGNGLSNELNFKLLPESHTDFAFPFLVYSLGWAFGFVLCLILLIFISRISKNAFKTQDLYGRLIVIGGATLFAVPTTWNILMSFGVVPIMGISLPFISYGGSAILFYAAVLGLIFNVYRRKDLVEPTIADEIKS; encoded by the coding sequence ATGAGTTCTCCGAAATTTGAAGAATTTTTAAGTAAAGTAACTTCCAAAGTGAAATCTAAGGAAGCCCACAACAAGATAAAAAAAGAGCTTATTCATCATCTGCAAGAGTTAAGTCAATCTTACAAAAAGAGAGGGTTTACTAAAGAGGATGCAGAGGAAAAGGCGATTCAAGAAATGGGAAATCCATTTACTATTGGGGAGAGATTAAATCCCCTACATAAGCCGAAAATGGATTGGGTTCTAATCGTTTTATTTGTTCTTTTTGCTGGTATTAGTTTTCTCCCGTTAGTTGCTGGGATTCCTGAATTTTCTCTATCAGGTACCTATTTTATGGGGAGACAGACAATTTGGTACACTCTGGCTATTCTTGTAATCATTGGATTCCTTTTCTTTGATTACCAAAAATTAAAGAACGGATGGATATACTTTTATGCGATAGGCCTATTAATCCATATATATCTTCATCTTTTTGGAATTATGACTAACGGAGCAAAGAAGTGGGTTTCCCTCCCAGGTCTGACGGTCGATGGAACCATGATGAGCTTATTTTTCTTTTTTCTTGCTTGGGCTGGTATTTTTAACAAAATAAATGAGTTTCGTAGTTGGAAAAAACAAGGTTTACTTTTTGGTTTATTTTGGATTCCCATCTCGCTCTACATGATGGTGCCAGACTTTATGGTTAGTGTTATTTACTTCTTCTGCATACTTGGGATGTTTGCTTTCGCTCGAATCCATAAGAAATTAGCTGTAAATCTGATCCTAACAAATCTATTGGCTGGTATTATTTTTATTATTATGTTCTACATGACCTCACGTCAAAGTTATTTGTTAACTAGATTATCTGCATTTAAAAACCCTACTGCCGATTCAAATGGAGCAGGATATATGTATAAGGCGGTGAGGAATGTCCTTTCAGAAGCGGGATGGTTCGGTAACGGACTTTCCAACGAGTTGAATTTTAAATTGTTACCAGAATCACATACAGATTTTGCTTTTCCCTTCCTCGTCTATTCTCTTGGTTGGGCTTTCGGATTCGTCCTATGTTTAATCCTACTGATATTTATTTCAAGGATCTCAAAAAATGCGTTTAAAACACAGGACCTCTACGGGAGATTGATCGTAATAGGTGGTGCTACATTGTTTGCGGTTCCTACTACCTGGAACATCTTAATGAGCTTTGGAGTCGTGCCTATAATGGGGATTTCTCTGCCTTTTATTAGTTATGGAGGCAGTGCAATACTCTTTTACGCTGCTGTTTTAGGACTCATTTTTAATGTTTATCGAAGAAAAGATCTTGTAGAACCCACGATTGCAGATGAAATTAAAAGTTAA
- a CDS encoding LytTR family DNA-binding domain-containing protein, producing MKLNFIWDKKQEIDKVDIKAHPVNKDKLETLKQGFCTDVTLNVQNLKNNRKLRIDIHQIEVIVSLGHLSKILLASKEEYLLQKRLKELQTLEANGFFRINNSTILNLSQVASFRSSEYARLEVFTKNDNKYLVSRHYAKLIKEKLS from the coding sequence ATGAAATTAAACTTTATTTGGGATAAAAAGCAGGAAATAGATAAAGTCGATATTAAGGCACATCCGGTTAATAAAGACAAATTAGAAACACTGAAGCAAGGTTTTTGTACTGATGTGACTTTAAATGTACAAAACCTAAAGAACAATAGAAAACTACGCATCGATATTCACCAAATTGAAGTTATAGTTTCATTAGGGCATTTATCTAAAATACTTTTAGCGAGCAAAGAAGAATATTTATTACAGAAGAGACTAAAAGAATTGCAAACACTGGAGGCAAATGGGTTCTTCAGAATAAATAATTCAACCATTTTAAATTTATCTCAAGTTGCTTCTTTTCGTTCAAGTGAGTATGCCAGATTAGAGGTATTCACCAAAAATGACAATAAATATTTAGTAAGTAGACATTATGCAAAATTGATAAAGGAGAAATTATCATGA
- a CDS encoding DMT family transporter, with protein sequence MGIFMVFFTLLGGIMLSAQLSINGTLSRKAGTIETTLLTCITGTLFLFIMILFFSEGNILKILEAPKWQLAAVFLGTFYGLFTIVAVSKIGVIASNIAVIAGQLLGGIVIDNYGWFNSKVIPLDFKRFLALLFMLTALYFIYKGNKQTTKETSPNAVKVN encoded by the coding sequence ATGGGTATATTCATGGTTTTCTTCACCTTATTAGGTGGTATTATGTTAAGTGCTCAGTTATCCATAAATGGTACATTAAGCAGAAAAGCAGGCACAATCGAAACTACTCTTTTAACTTGTATAACAGGAACATTGTTCTTATTTATAATGATACTTTTTTTTAGTGAAGGTAATATATTAAAAATATTGGAAGCTCCTAAGTGGCAGTTAGCTGCTGTTTTTCTAGGAACTTTTTACGGACTTTTTACTATAGTTGCTGTTTCAAAAATTGGTGTTATTGCTTCCAATATAGCAGTTATTGCTGGACAACTGTTAGGTGGAATAGTTATTGATAATTATGGCTGGTTTAATAGTAAAGTCATTCCACTAGACTTTAAACGTTTCTTAGCTTTATTGTTTATGTTAACGGCACTTTATTTCATTTACAAAGGCAATAAACAGACTACTAAAGAAACAAGCCCTAATGCTGTAAAAGTAAATTAA
- a CDS encoding PadR family transcriptional regulator — protein sequence MNDPFTNLKSSMKKSIFKDFSFSNERKKEVKESIRMRQSWKIETIIAILESVQHESKDGYNISTQLFQKSEHTFQNNEGQLYSLLHLLENKEILNSKWINKKKYYSLNSKGEKYLATYKQDKSKQELSLKHLLEEASL from the coding sequence ATGAATGATCCATTTACTAACCTGAAGAGTTCGATGAAAAAATCAATTTTTAAGGATTTTTCTTTTTCCAATGAAAGAAAAAAAGAGGTGAAAGAATCCATTCGTATGAGACAATCTTGGAAAATAGAAACCATCATAGCTATATTAGAATCGGTTCAGCATGAATCAAAGGATGGCTACAATATTTCTACCCAACTTTTTCAAAAAAGTGAACATACTTTCCAAAATAATGAAGGGCAGCTTTATTCACTTTTACATCTACTAGAAAATAAAGAAATTCTAAATTCAAAATGGATAAACAAAAAGAAATATTACTCCTTAAATTCCAAAGGGGAAAAATACTTAGCTACCTATAAACAAGATAAATCAAAACAAGAGTTATCCCTTAAACACTTACTAGAGGAGGCGTCCTTATGA
- a CDS encoding HPr family phosphocarrier protein — MFLKDLTVCLQFGFSAINTTRFVHKACSYNSEIFLIKNGRSSCGKEIMKLMELGIKDGDNITLLVHGDDECKAVNVLKNFLISK, encoded by the coding sequence ATGTTTCTAAAGGACTTAACAGTTTGTCTCCAATTTGGTTTTTCAGCTATTAATACTACAAGGTTCGTTCACAAAGCATGTTCTTATAATAGTGAAATATTTCTTATTAAAAATGGGAGATCCTCTTGTGGGAAAGAAATTATGAAACTTATGGAGTTAGGCATAAAAGATGGTGACAACATTACTCTTTTGGTACATGGAGACGATGAATGTAAAGCTGTTAACGTATTAAAAAATTTCTTAATAAGTAAGTAA
- a CDS encoding Na+/H+ antiporter NhaC family protein, giving the protein MKKGNPWALIPFVVFLILFIGSGIITGDFYTFPVLVAIVISGAVALAMNRKESFERKVDVFCKGAGNSNVMLMVVIFLLAGAFSEVAKGMGAVDSTVNLTLSLIPQNLLVVGLFIIACFISLSMGTSMGTIVALAPIGVGISNHTDISMALVMAGIVGGSMFGDNLSFISDTTITAVRSQGAEMKDKFKVNFWIVLPAAIITSIILGVITIGGTSQVEHLSYNWIKIVPYVLVIVFALAGMNVFLVLALGTVFAGTVGIVDGSYQIMSLLQKIGEGMAGMYEIAFLAIMIAGMVEVIKFNGGIDFLLHLVTKRIKTKKGAEFGIASLVSLADISTANNTIAILITGPLAKNIADKYGIEPRKSASILDLFSCTFQGILPYGAQLLAAASVANISPVSILQYSFYPILIGICGIIAIFIGYPKKKNT; this is encoded by the coding sequence ATGAAAAAAGGAAATCCGTGGGCACTAATTCCATTTGTTGTCTTTTTAATTTTATTTATTGGTTCAGGAATTATTACGGGTGATTTTTATACTTTCCCTGTACTTGTTGCCATTGTTATCTCGGGTGCTGTGGCACTGGCGATGAATAGAAAAGAAAGTTTTGAACGAAAAGTTGATGTATTTTGCAAAGGAGCAGGAAATTCAAATGTAATGCTGATGGTTGTTATTTTTCTTTTAGCCGGAGCATTTTCAGAAGTAGCAAAAGGTATGGGCGCAGTTGACTCCACTGTTAACCTTACTCTATCTTTAATTCCTCAAAACTTGCTCGTAGTTGGTTTATTTATCATTGCTTGCTTTATCTCTCTATCTATGGGGACATCCATGGGAACTATTGTTGCTTTAGCACCAATTGGTGTAGGGATAAGCAATCATACCGATATTTCCATGGCTTTAGTAATGGCTGGTATTGTTGGGGGTTCAATGTTTGGAGATAATTTATCTTTTATTTCAGATACAACAATTACAGCAGTTCGTTCTCAAGGTGCTGAAATGAAGGATAAATTTAAAGTTAATTTTTGGATTGTACTTCCAGCAGCTATAATAACGAGCATTATTTTAGGCGTAATTACAATCGGGGGAACTTCGCAGGTTGAGCATTTAAGCTATAATTGGATAAAAATTGTCCCTTACGTTTTAGTTATTGTTTTCGCATTAGCAGGTATGAATGTTTTCCTTGTTCTAGCATTAGGGACTGTTTTCGCAGGAACAGTTGGCATAGTAGATGGTAGCTATCAAATAATGAGCCTATTGCAAAAGATTGGAGAAGGAATGGCAGGAATGTATGAAATAGCCTTTCTTGCAATAATGATAGCTGGAATGGTAGAAGTTATTAAGTTTAATGGCGGTATTGATTTTCTACTTCATTTAGTGACAAAAAGAATTAAAACAAAAAAAGGTGCTGAATTTGGTATTGCTAGTTTAGTGAGCTTAGCGGATATATCTACGGCTAATAATACAATTGCTATTTTAATTACAGGTCCACTTGCAAAAAATATCGCTGATAAGTACGGAATCGAGCCAAGAAAGTCAGCAAGTATTTTGGATCTTTTCTCATGTACATTCCAAGGGATTCTCCCGTATGGAGCACAATTACTGGCTGCGGCAAGCGTAGCAAATATTTCACCAGTGAGTATCCTACAGTATTCATTCTATCCAATTCTAATAGGAATTTGCGGCATTATAGCAATCTTTATCGGATATCCGAAAAAAAAGAATACTTAA
- a CDS encoding sigma-70 family RNA polymerase sigma factor, whose protein sequence is MNGLKQLAVTDESMLLEREEIIDQLMQEYSDDILHLVYTYVKNRTTAEDLTQEIFLKCYEKLNQLNQQATLKTWVYRIASNHCKDYLRSWHYRKITLSDKILDYLPSKSKQVEEEIIANSEGNILTNAVMNLPLKYREVVFLHYYEELSLAEISKITKVNINTIKTRLKRAKELLKDKMIEEV, encoded by the coding sequence ATGAATGGACTAAAACAACTGGCGGTGACAGATGAAAGTATGTTGCTTGAGAGAGAGGAAATAATTGATCAATTAATGCAAGAATATAGCGATGATATCCTGCATCTCGTATATACATATGTTAAAAATCGAACGACAGCAGAAGATTTAACTCAGGAGATATTTTTAAAATGTTATGAAAAGTTAAATCAGTTAAATCAGCAGGCAACACTAAAAACCTGGGTATATCGTATTGCTAGTAATCATTGTAAGGACTACTTAAGAAGCTGGCATTATCGCAAAATAACGCTTAGCGATAAAATTTTGGATTATCTACCTTCGAAATCAAAACAGGTTGAAGAAGAGATTATCGCGAATAGTGAAGGAAACATCTTAACAAATGCTGTCATGAATTTACCTCTAAAGTACAGAGAAGTAGTATTTCTGCATTATTATGAAGAACTATCTTTAGCCGAAATAAGTAAGATTACGAAAGTAAATATAAATACAATAAAAACTAGGTTAAAGCGTGCAAAAGAATTATTAAAAGACAAGATGATCGAGGAGGTTTAG
- a CDS encoding beta-glucosidase yields the protein MAVLSEGKQKLAILGILFMLVLSLAVAPLSTSAEAFPWMDKDLSAEERAQLLVEAMTLEDKIDFITGNVNNYYGFYNEGLDKYGIPALQMADGPVGVRIANPEVQNKQSTALPSALGLAATWNTETAEKYGDLIGNEAHNTTHNVMLGPGLDIARNAFGARNFESLGEDPYLQGQMATSYVNALQGNNVLVTAKHYLLNNQEKDRFTSDSQASERAINEIYARPFASVIENADLGSVMCSFNQVNSTYACENPDLLTDLLRDSLNFEGFVMSDYGANVSTADSINAGLDLETPGEPYGLWGDELQQAVTDGQVKEETINQSAYRILFQMFDKGLFDNPAQNNPIDVAAHGEIARQIAAETMVLLQNDNKTLPLNTDKLDSIAVIGPDADTASAAGGGSSLVNPTYTVSPLEGIKKRAGTDIQVNYAAGTDSISAGDILPGPNAVPSSFLLPQAGSNENGLQASYWSNKNMEGDPVFEHTAKQVNLNLGFYNYEGFNAQSSKLDSLPTSLNGMMSAKYTGVINVPKSGEYTLSTTSYGSSKVYIDSNLVIDNAGEKLDTVEKTVSLDAGKNYDVKIEYKTDYKDATGNDNGGQLRFGWEASDNVVDKNIADAVELAKKSDAAVIVTRTYDSEGYVDRSDMELPNNQEQLIKEVSKVNKNVVVINESGIAVKMGDWKDKVDSIVQAWYPGQEQGNAIADVLFGDVNPSGKLPVTFPVDEDSTPVNSEEQYPGVDEVTKYTEDIFVGYRGFEQDGIKPAFSFGHGLSYTEFGYKKLKTKVTRSNKGKKQAVEVTLNLKNTGDVTGSEVVQVYTGKLPTNTETAPKQLAGFEKVELKPGKTKKVTIKLDPKAFSYYDEAKNEWVTPSGNVPIYVGSSSSDIRLKGKIHISKNTSNYFNKENKKDNQSRQ from the coding sequence ATGGCTGTATTATCAGAGGGGAAACAAAAGCTTGCGATACTTGGCATCTTATTTATGTTGGTGCTTAGTTTGGCAGTTGCTCCATTGAGCACATCTGCGGAAGCTTTTCCGTGGATGGACAAGGATCTTTCTGCAGAGGAAAGAGCTCAATTATTAGTGGAAGCAATGACATTGGAGGATAAAATTGACTTTATCACCGGTAATGTCAACAACTATTATGGTTTTTATAATGAAGGATTAGACAAATATGGTATTCCTGCGTTGCAGATGGCGGATGGACCTGTTGGTGTTCGGATAGCTAATCCTGAAGTACAAAATAAACAATCTACCGCATTACCTTCCGCACTCGGACTTGCGGCGACTTGGAACACAGAAACAGCAGAGAAATATGGTGACTTAATCGGGAACGAAGCTCATAACACTACCCATAATGTTATGCTTGGTCCTGGATTAGATATTGCCAGAAACGCCTTTGGTGCTAGAAACTTTGAATCTTTAGGTGAGGATCCATATTTGCAAGGTCAGATGGCTACAAGCTATGTGAATGCCCTGCAAGGCAATAATGTTTTGGTGACAGCCAAGCATTATCTGTTAAATAACCAAGAGAAGGACCGCTTCACAAGCGACTCTCAAGCAAGTGAACGTGCAATTAATGAAATTTATGCTAGACCTTTTGCAAGTGTTATTGAAAATGCTGACCTTGGAAGTGTAATGTGCTCGTTTAATCAGGTTAACAGTACATATGCATGTGAAAATCCAGACCTTTTAACAGATTTGTTAAGAGATAGCCTTAACTTTGAAGGTTTTGTCATGAGTGATTATGGCGCTAATGTTAGTACTGCTGACTCAATTAATGCAGGCTTAGACCTAGAAACGCCTGGAGAGCCTTATGGATTATGGGGCGATGAATTACAACAGGCAGTAACTGATGGACAAGTTAAGGAAGAAACAATTAATCAAAGCGCCTATCGTATTCTTTTCCAAATGTTTGACAAAGGATTATTTGATAACCCTGCACAAAATAATCCGATTGATGTAGCAGCACATGGGGAAATCGCTCGTCAAATTGCTGCTGAAACAATGGTATTGCTGCAAAATGACAATAAGACTTTGCCATTAAATACAGACAAACTAGATTCAATTGCAGTTATTGGACCTGATGCAGATACTGCTTCAGCAGCTGGTGGCGGAAGCTCTCTAGTTAACCCAACTTATACTGTAAGTCCTCTTGAAGGCATTAAAAAACGTGCAGGAACAGATATTCAAGTAAACTATGCAGCTGGAACAGACTCAATCAGTGCTGGTGATATTCTTCCAGGACCAAATGCAGTCCCTTCTTCTTTCTTATTGCCTCAAGCTGGCTCTAATGAAAATGGACTACAGGCTTCATACTGGTCTAACAAAAATATGGAAGGTGATCCAGTATTTGAGCATACTGCGAAACAAGTTAACTTAAATCTTGGTTTTTATAACTATGAAGGCTTTAATGCTCAATCATCTAAATTGGACAGCCTGCCAACAAGCTTAAATGGCATGATGTCTGCAAAATATACTGGCGTAATAAATGTACCAAAATCTGGAGAGTATACACTTTCGACTACAAGCTATGGATCAAGCAAAGTGTATATAGATAGCAATCTAGTGATTGATAATGCTGGAGAGAAATTGGATACGGTTGAAAAAACAGTTTCTTTAGATGCAGGCAAAAACTATGATGTCAAAATTGAGTATAAAACAGACTATAAAGATGCAACTGGTAATGACAACGGCGGTCAATTGCGCTTCGGTTGGGAAGCCAGCGACAATGTTGTCGACAAAAACATTGCAGATGCAGTTGAATTGGCGAAAAAGTCAGATGCTGCCGTAATAGTTACAAGAACATATGATAGTGAAGGTTATGTGGACCGTTCTGATATGGAGCTTCCTAATAACCAGGAACAGCTAATAAAGGAAGTATCAAAAGTTAATAAAAATGTAGTAGTTATAAATGAAAGCGGCATTGCAGTTAAAATGGGAGACTGGAAGGATAAAGTAGATTCCATTGTACAGGCTTGGTACCCAGGACAGGAGCAAGGAAACGCGATAGCTGATGTATTGTTCGGTGATGTGAATCCATCAGGTAAACTGCCTGTTACTTTCCCTGTTGATGAGGATTCAACTCCAGTTAATTCTGAAGAACAATATCCTGGTGTTGACGAAGTGACAAAATACACAGAAGACATCTTTGTTGGATACCGTGGATTTGAACAAGATGGCATTAAACCAGCCTTCTCCTTTGGACATGGCTTATCTTACACTGAATTTGGTTATAAGAAACTAAAAACAAAAGTGACTCGTTCTAATAAAGGCAAAAAGCAAGCAGTTGAAGTTACATTAAACCTTAAAAACACTGGTGATGTTACTGGTTCTGAAGTCGTACAAGTATACACAGGTAAACTGCCGACAAATACAGAAACAGCTCCTAAGCAATTGGCAGGCTTTGAAAAAGTGGAATTAAAGCCTGGAAAAACAAAAAAAGTGACCATTAAGCTTGACCCTAAAGCATTTTCTTATTATGATGAAGCGAAAAACGAATGGGTAACACCTTCTGGTAATGTACCAATTTATGTTGGAAGCTCTTCATCTGATATCCGTTTAAAGGGAAAAATTCATATCTCAAAAAATACAAGCAACTATTTTAACAAGGAAAACAAAAAGGACAATCAATCAAGACAATAA